One region of Skermanella mucosa genomic DNA includes:
- a CDS encoding superoxide dismutase has product MAFELPPLPYAYDALDPYMSAQTLQFHHDKHHQAYVTTLNNLIKDTPLADKSLEEICKASYGDSSKQTIFNNAGQHWNHTLFWQMMKKGGGGAIPGELEAKIKEDLGGIDQFKEAFTQAGMTQFGSGWAWLVVDGGKLKVTKTPNGENPLVHGQTALLGCDVWEHSYYLDYQNRRADYLKAYLDNMVNWEFVAELYSKA; this is encoded by the coding sequence ATGGCCTTTGAACTTCCCCCGCTGCCGTACGCGTACGATGCGCTCGATCCCTACATGTCGGCGCAGACGCTGCAGTTCCACCACGACAAGCATCATCAGGCCTACGTCACCACCCTCAACAACCTGATCAAGGACACCCCCCTGGCGGACAAGTCGCTTGAGGAGATCTGCAAGGCGTCCTACGGCGACTCGTCCAAGCAGACCATCTTCAACAATGCCGGGCAGCACTGGAACCACACGCTGTTCTGGCAGATGATGAAGAAGGGTGGCGGCGGCGCCATTCCGGGCGAACTGGAAGCCAAGATCAAGGAAGATCTGGGCGGTATCGACCAGTTCAAGGAAGCCTTCACCCAGGCCGGCATGACGCAGTTCGGCAGCGGCTGGGCTTGGCTGGTGGTCGACGGCGGCAAGCTGAAGGTTACCAAGACCCCCAACGGCGAGAACCCGCTGGTCCACGGCCAGACCGCCCTGCTCGGCTGCGACGTGTGGGAGCACTCCTACTACCTGGACTACCAGAACCGGCGCGCCGATTACCTCAAGGCGTACCTGGACAACATGGTGAACTGGGAATTCGTCGCCGAACTGTACAGCAAGGCCTGA